The Oryza glaberrima chromosome 9, OglaRS2, whole genome shotgun sequence genome includes a window with the following:
- the LOC127783937 gene encoding probable CCR4-associated factor 1 homolog 7, whose product MATPAAEKPDGVEIREVWEDNLEAEFAVIREIVDDFPYVAMDTEFPGVVCRPLGTFKSNADFNYATLKANVDMLKLIQLGLTFSNEHGGLPSLGPEGRPCVWQFNFRGFDPRTDVAAADSIDLLRRSGIDFTRHSADGADARRFAELLMSSGVVMNSEVRWVTFHSGYDFGYLLKLLTGTYLPDTITGFFDLIRIYFPVVYDIKHLMRFCNSLHGGLNKLAELLDVERVGICHQAGSDSLLTALSFKKLKEAYFNGLTEKYAGVLYGLGTEGGETSSAAH is encoded by the coding sequence ATGgcgacgccggccgccgagAAGCCCGACGGGGTGGAGATCCGCGAGGTGTGGGAGGACAACCTCGAGGCCGAGTTCGCGGTGATCCGGGAGATCGTTGACGACTTCCCGTACGTCGCGATGGACACGGAGTTCCCGGGCGTCGTCTGCAGGCCGCTCGGGACGTTCAAGTCCAACGCCGATTTCAACTACGCAACGCTCAAAGCCAACGTCGACATGCTGAAGCTTATCCAGCTTGGTTTAACCTTCTCGAATGAGCATGGTGGGCTCCCGTCGCTTGGCCCCGAGGGTCGACCTTGTGTTTGGCAGTTCAACTTTCGTGGCTTCGATCCCCGGACCGACGTCGCTGCTGCAGATTCCATTGACTTGCTCCGGCGCAGCGGTATTGACTTCACCCGTCACTCGGCTGACGGCGCTGATGCTCGCCGCTTCGCTGAGCTGCTCATGTCGTCGGGCGTTGTGATGAACTCTGAGGTTCGCTGGGTTACGTTCCATAGCGGATACGACTTTGGCTACTTGCTCAAGTTGCTCACCGGCACATACCTGCCAGACACGATAACCGGATTCTTCGACCTCATCAGGATATATTTCCCCGTCGTGTATGACATCAAGCACTTGATGCGGTTCTGCAACAGCCTCCATGGTGGGCTGAACAAGCTTGCCGAGCTGCTTGATGTTGAGCGCGTTGGAATTTGTCATCAGGCTGGTTCCGACTCACTGTTGACCGCGCTGTCATTCAAAAAGCTCAAGGAGGCATACTTCAATGGGTTAACCGAGAAGTATGCCGGTGTGTTGTATGGTCTTGGCACAGAAGGTGGGGAGACCTCCTCTGCTGCTCACTAA